One window from the genome of Saccharomyces mikatae IFO 1815 strain IFO1815 genome assembly, chromosome: 4 encodes:
- the SAN1 gene encoding ubiquitin-protein ligase SAN1 (similar to Saccharomyces cerevisiae SAN1 (YDR143C); ancestral locus Anc_8.317) has protein sequence MSESDQAQGRGTNVSPNNTGNNGSSNDDRIPPDSNAASTQLNNSTEQTRNITVSIQYSYFTPERLAQLSNTSNNGNSENSNATSTNTIANGAGPSFGIGNGGHQPDGALVLSFRDVPASTPQDRLNSFISVAAQLAMERFNRLLNRPKGITKDEFGKLPVLKISDLPTSEGPLCSICYDEYEEENDISKTKREREFEDEGESEGIKKRKDNGGAPITQTTTGNSGSATDTNAEIAGQSSTPLTEQPLTPNDEETNPSYKHSPIKLPCGHIFGRECIYKWSRLENSCPLCRHKISENAGVQRAAEQDTDEVAANEAAFERIRRVLYDPTAGNNTSENANENSATSQNTPNSTTPTIGNASSGEQMLSRTGFFLMPQNGQSLHNSIRLQPNNSDRNILNEANSTAQNSPSNPGNSNNNQSPRWVPIPLTLFQFHSPNPNPSTSDSSVGPSTMNGANSSGTGNDTNDPQHNRLRAVLDHIFNIAQGGTSEPSETATTEGQTIQNQRTNDTTSFDATQGSPFLENISRLTGHFRNSSRGSNNESNDESNDESSNVNNNNIDRQGNGSANNNDRNNLFSSGVASYRNPNGDVTTVELPNNNSALPSADEDSSQNQDSSSSETTIHNNAPNDNNEQRSTQ, from the coding sequence ATGAGTGAGAGCGATCAAGCACAAGGCAGAGGCACAAACGTATCACCAAACAACACTGGAAATAATGGTAGTTCGAATGATGATAGAATACCGCCAGATTCAAATGCAGCGTCCACCCAACTCAATAATAGTACCGagcaaacaagaaatataacTGTTTCCATTCAGTATTCGTATTTCACTCCGGAGAGGTTAGCACAGTTAAGTAATACATCCAATAATGGTAATAGTGAAAATAGTAATGCGACTTCCACTAACACGATTGCCAACGGTGCCGGACCCAGCTTTGGCATCGGAAACGGGGGTCATCAACCAGATGGTGCTCTTGTTCTTTCCTTTCGGGATGTTCCTGCATCCACCCCACAAGACCGCTTGAACAGCTTTATATCTGTTGCTGCTCAACTTGCAATGGAAAGATTCAACAGACTATTAAATAGGCCAAAAGGCATAACAAAGGATGAGTTCGGTAAGTTGCCTGTGTTAAAGATATCGGATCTCCCCACATCTGAAGGACCCCTGTGCAGTATATGTTATGATgaatatgaagaagaaaacgatatttcaaaaacaaaaagagaaagagaatttgaagatgaaggaGAATCTGAgggaataaaaaaaaggaaagataACGGAGGTGCGCCAATCACACAGACCACCACTGGCAATAGTGGTAGTGCAACGGATACAAATGCTGAAATTGCTGGGCAGTCTTCTACTCCTCTCACTGAGCAGCCTCTCACTCccaatgatgaagaaacaaatcCAAGCTATAAACACTCACCAATTAAGCTACCTTGTGGCCACATTTTTGGAAGGGAATGTATTTACAAATGGTCAAGATTAGAAAATTCTTGTCCTCTTTGTAGACATAAAATTAGCGAGAATGCAGGTGTTCAACGTGCAGCCGAACAAGATACTGACGAAGTAGCGGCTAACGAAGCAGCCTTCGAGCGTATTAGACGAGTTCTATACGATCCAACGGCGGGGAATAACACTAGTGAAAATGCGAATGAAAATTCTGCTACATCTCAAAATACTCCTAATTCAACAACTCCTACTATTGGAAACGCTAGTTCTGGCGAACAGATGTTATCAAGAACAgggttttttttaatgcCCCAAAACGGTCAATCTCTACATAATTCAATCCGTTTACAACCCAATAATAGCGATAGAAACATTCTCAACGAGGCGAACTCAACTgctcaaaattcaccttCAAACCCTGGTAATTCAAATAACAATCAAAGTCCACGTTGGGTTCCTATCCCCTTGACtttatttcaatttcaCAGTCCAAATCCAAATCCCTCCACTTCTGATTCCTCAGTAGGTCCATCGACGATGAATGGTGCAAACTCAAGTGGCACAGGTAATGACACAAATGACCCTCAACACAACAGGCTGAGAGCTGTTTTGGATCATATATTCAATATTGCTCAAGGGGGGACATCAGAGCCCTCAGAAACGGCAACCACAGAAGGTCAGACTAtccaaaatcaaagaactAATGACACAACATCATTTGATGCAACCCAAGGAAGTCcttttttggaaaacattTCGCGATTGACGGGCCATTTCAGGAACAGCTCAAGAGGTAGTAATAACGAGAGCAATGACGAGAGCAATGACGAGAGCAGTAACGtcaataacaacaatattGATCGACAAGGAAATGGAAGTGCTAACAACAATGATAGAAATAACCTATTTTCCTCCGGTGTTGCAAGCTATAGAAACCCAAACGGTGATGTTACTACCGTTGAACTACCCAATAATAATTCTGCTCTTCCTTCTGCAGATGAAGATTCATCCCAAAACCAAGATTCAAGTAGCTCAGAAACGACTATTCATAACAATGCCCCTAACGATAACAATGAGCAACGTTCAACGCAGTAG
- the MKC7 gene encoding aspartyl protease (similar to Saccharomyces cerevisiae MKC7 (YDR144C) and YPS1 (YLR120C); ancestral locus Anc_8.318): protein MKLSTIKFVVNALLLHSSMVFADSIISQSSEINDGYVKMNFQRKYGDSFESATNDTKARARLVTRGDDYELVELTNQNSFYSVELDIGTPPQKVTVLVDTGSSDLWVTGSDNPYCFTEGEDTSGSSFKHVNKDNLVSVVESVFTEISYDTTMVTSVATATIGNTASTSQAMNCTTYGTFDTSKSSTFESNKTEFSITYGDSTFASGTWGHDRLSLNNLNVTGLSFAVANETNSTVGVLGIGLPGLESTYSGVSLSSAQKSYTYNNFPMILKNSGAIKSTAYSLFTNHSDSKHGTILFGAVDHGKYAGDLYTIPIINTLQNRGYKDPIQFQVTLQGIGVSHGERDENMTTLTTTKIPVLLDSGTTISYMPADLVEMIASEVGATYSPDYGYYIMDCINEMEEESSLIFDFGGFYIANWLSNFQLLTDSRSNVCILGIAPQSDPAIILGDNFLVSTYVVYDLDNMEISMAHADFSDGGEYIDTIKDSVPSALKAPGYSSTWSTYESIVPGGNMFPTSYNFSSSNSVSLSHSATGTSSNKGQKSQTSTTAFSNSRSSSTISSTAMSSSTSSSSTRKENGGHNLNPPFFATFVMAILYHIR from the coding sequence ATGAAATTATCTACCATTAAATTCGTCGTGAATGCATTACTTCTCCACAGCTCAATGGTGTTTGCTGATTCTATAATTTCACAATCGTCAGAAATTAATGATGGTTATGTTAAAATGAACTTTCAGAGGAAGTACGGTGATTCATTTGAGAGCGCTACTAATGATACAAAAGCCAGAGCGCGTTTAGTGACAAGAGGTGACGATTACGAACTAGTGGAATTGACCAATCAAAATAGTTTTTACTCCGTGGAACTTGATATTGGTACCCCCCCTCAAAAGGTTACTGTGCTTGTAGACACTGGTTCATCTGATCTATGGGTCACAGGTTCAGACAATCCGTATTGTTTCACCGAAGGGGAGGATACCTCTGGCTCATCGTTCAAACATGTAAACAAAGATAATCTAGTTAGTGTAGTTGAAAGCGTGTTTACTGAAATTAGCTATGACACTACTATGGTTACCAGTGTAGCCACTGCCACTATAGGTAATACAGCTTCTACATCCCAGGCTATGAATTGTACTACATACGGCACATTTGATACTTCCAAGTCGTCTACATTCGAATCCAATAAAACAGAATTTTCGATCACCTATGGTGATTCAACTTTTGCATCCGGTACATGGGGCCATGACAGATTGAGTCTAAATAATTTGAACGTTACTGGTTTATCGTTTGCTGTGGCAAACGAAACGAACTCAACAGTTGGTGTCTTGGGTATTGGTTTACCAGGCTTAGAATCGACTTATTCTGGTGTTTCTCTCAGTTCTGCACAGAAAAGCTACACTTACAATAACTTTCcaatgattttgaagaattcgGGTGCTATCAAATCAACAGCTTATTCTTTATTCACTAATCATTCTGATTCCAAGCATGGTACCATTTTATTTGGGGCTGTCGATCATGGAAAGTACGCAGGCGACCTATATACAATTCCAATCATCAATACTTTGCAAAATCGCGGTTACAAGGATCCAATTCAATTTCAAGTCACTTTACAAGGAATTGGTGTGAGTCATGGAGAAAGAGATGAAAATATGACTACCCTCACTACTACGAAGATCCCAGTTCTGTTAGATTCAGGTACCACCATTTCATATATGCCTGCTGACCTGGTCGAAATGATCGCCAGTGAGGTCGGTGCTACTTACTCTCCTGACTATGGTTACTACATAATGGATTGTATCAATGAAATGGAAGAGGAGAGTAGCCTCATCTTTGATTTCGGTGGTTTCTATATTGCTAATTGGTTGAGCAATTTTCAATTACTCACAGACAGTCGTTCAAATGTTTGTATACTGGGCATTGCACCTCAATCAGATCCGGCTATTATTCTAGGAGATAACTTCTTAGTTAGTACTTATGTGGTATATGATCTGGATAATATGGAAATATCAATGGCTCACGCTGACTTCAGTGACGGTGGTGAATACATTGACACCATAAAAGATTCAGTCCCGAGTGCTCTCAAAGCTCCCGGTTATTCAAGCACTTGGTCGACATATGAAAGTATTGTTCCTGGAGGGAACATGTTTCCAACTTCATATAACTTTAGTTCATCGAACTCGGTCTCTCTGTCTCATTCGGCGACAGGTACTTCCAGCAATAAGGGTCAAAAAAGCCAGACGAGCACAACagcattttcaaattcaagatcTAGCTCaactatttcttcaacagcaatgtcatcttctactTCAAGTTCCTCAacgagaaaagaaaatggtggACACAACCTAAATCCTCCATTTTTTGCTACATTTGTTATGGCCATCCTTTATCACATAAGGTGA
- the TAF12 gene encoding Taf12p (similar to Saccharomyces cerevisiae TAF12 (YDR145W); ancestral locus Anc_8.323) produces the protein MSSNTENTAGIGGNNTSTGNASAATAAQQNMVLQPRQLQEMTAKFTALLTEARNVGETTPRGKELMFQAAKIKQVYDALTLNKRRQQAAQAYRNASMGNTNSNSNNPVTMSTEKTSNSSQQHQQQHQQQQTRNNSNKFSSMIKQVLTPEENQEYEKLWQNFQARHTSIKEKETFLKQNIDRLEQEINKQTEEGAKQQLQEKKNELLNDWKVLKIEYTKLFNSYQNSKKTFYVECARHNPALHKFLQESTQQQRVQQQRVQQQQHQGQTPTNTSTNSTEISSTTALDASKPQQQQQNTLPGTNTPRGNGNAPQTEQSKAKVTNVNATASMMNNVSSSKSAIFKQTEPAIPISENISAKAPAPVAYRSNRPTITGGSAMNASALNTPAATKLPPYEMDTQRVMSKRKLRELVKTVGIDEGDGETVIDGDVEELLLDLADDFVTNVTAFSCRLAKHRRSDNLEARDIQLHLERNWNIRIPGYSADEIRSTRKWNPSQSYNQKLQSITSDKVAAAKNNGNNAANLNTKK, from the coding sequence ATGTCCTCAAATACAGAAAATACTGCTGGTATTGGTGGTAATAATACGAGTACTGGTAATGCCAGTGCGGCCACAGCAGCTCAGCAGAATATGGTACTACAACCAAGGCAGTTGCAAGAAATGACTGCGAAATTTACGGCCTTACTGACTGAAGCAAGAAATGTAGGGGAAACTACCCCCAGGGGCAAAGAATTGATGTTTCAAGCCGCAAAGATCAAACAAGTATACGATGCTCTCACATTAAATAAAAGGAGACAACAAGCTGCACAAGCTTACAGGAACGCTTCCATGGGAAACACAAACTCTAATTCGAACAACCCAGTCACTATGTCTACTGAAAAAACTTCGAATTCATCACAACAACACCAGCAGCAACACCAGCAGCAGCAGACAAGGAACAATAGTAACAAATTTAGCAGCATGATAAAGCAAGTACTCACTCCTgaagaaaaccaagaatatgaaaaactgTGGCAGAATTTTCAGGCCCGCCATACGAGTATAAAGGAGAAAGAAACATTCTTGAAACAGAATATTGATAGGTtagaacaagaaataaataaacaGACAGAGGAAGGGGCAAAACAACAGctacaagaaaagaaaaatgagtTGCTTAACGATTGGAAAGTTTTAAAAATTGAGTATACTAAGTTGTTCAATAGCTATCAAAACAGCAAAAAGACATTCTATGTGGAGTGTGCGAGACATAATCCAGCTTTACATAAGTTTTTACAGGAAAGTACTCAACAGCAACGAGTGCAGCAGCAGAGAgtgcagcagcagcaacaccAGGGTCAAACCCCAACAAATACCTCTACAAACTCCACTGAAATATCTTCTACGACTGCACTTGATGCATCGAAACCtcagcagcaacaacaaaataCACTTCCGGGCACTAATACACCTAGAGGAAATGGTAACGCTCCGCAGACTGAGCAATCGAAAGCTAAGGTAACTAATGTGAATGCAACAGCATCTATGATGAATAACGTAAGTTCAAGTAAGTCAGCAATATTCAAGCAAACAGAACCTGCCATACCTATATCAGAAAATATATCGGCTAAAGCGCCAGCACCAGTAGCTTATAGATCTAACAGGCCTACGATAACAGGCGGTTCTGCTATGAATGCAAGCGCCTTGAATACACCGGCAGCGACTAAATTACCACCCTATGAGATGGATACTCAGAGAGTTATGTCGAAGAGAAAATTAAGGGAGTTGGTAAAGACCGTTGGCATTGATGAGGGTGATGGTGAAACTGTTATTGATGGCGATGTAGAAGAATTACTGTTGGACCTTGCCGACGATTTTGTCACAAATGTCACTGCTTTTTCCTGTAGATTGGCCAAACATAGAAGATCGGATAACTTAGAGGCAAGAGACATTCAGCTACATTTAGAAAGAAACTGGAATATTAGAATTCCTGGTTATTCGGCCGATGAAATAAGAAGtacaagaaaatggaatccTTCCCAGAGTTATAATCAGAAATTGCAAAGCATTACATCTGATAAAGTGGCAGCTGCGAAAAATAACGGTAACAATGCTGCGAACCTAAATACGAAAAAATAG
- the SWI5 gene encoding DNA-binding transcription factor SWI5 (similar to Saccharomyces cerevisiae SWI5 (YDR146C) and ACE2 (YLR131C); ancestral locus Anc_8.326), which produces MDTSNSWFDISKAQSLNFDLQASSCSSKARGDEYSNYAIEDDYKTLATDDLGNILNLNYGETNEVIVNEMKDLNLPLGPLSDERAVKGSAFSELITNDWQGMNFSLDNNGRDAVVNSISLLNKNRSNQDLSMAVVQNTVGEVPQDRKNITTSDNLLESMKKSAIDRGFDRNLGELLLQQQQELREELRAQQEANKKLELELKETQYKQQQLQATLESADGQQFRSPKANIALPSENVENVYINSLSPMISPPMSNTSFTGSPSRRNNRPKYSLGKKNSTGTAGPLCFQELNEDSNELFISPKKSRPNAKEYLDSKSKFIAPFTPKSRVSSATSNSTNITPNNLRLDFKIKAEEQDDEYSEKPLGLGIELLGKTGPSPTKTMPPKAAPVDIMPTIPGSVNNTPLANKVAISSSYIDQFTPRGKQLHFNSIIENSLGITATTPHLKPPSQQTGHCEGVFNDLDPNLLMKNTDNEGNNEENEPESRFVISEAPSPILKSQNRYEGRSPQVGTHVRECDTNIANSPSKITRKLTTLPRGSIDRYVKEMPDKTFECLYPECTKTFKRRYNIRSHIQTHLEDRPYSCDHPGCNKAFVRNHDLIRHKKSHQEKAYACPCGKKFNREDALVVHRSRMICSGGKKYENVVIKRSPRKRGRPRKDGSSSVSSSPIKENLNRDHNGQLMFKLEDQLRRERSYDGMGTGIMISPMKINQR; this is translated from the coding sequence ATGGATACATCAAACTCTTGGTTTGATATCTCGAAGGCGCAAAGCCTAAATTTTGATTTGCAAGCTAGCTCCTGTTCCTCCAAAGCTAGAGGCGACgaatattcaaattatGCTATAGAAGATGACTATAAAACACTGGCGACGGATGACTTGGGAAACATATTGAACCTAAACTATGGTGAAACTAACGAAGTGATAGTCAATGAAATGAAAGACTTAAACCTTCCGCTGGGACCGCTTTCTGATGAGAGAGCTGTCAAGGGCTCTGCTTTTTCTGAATTAATAACAAACGATTGGCAAGGTATGAACTTTAGCTTAGATAATAATGGAAGAGACGCTGTTGTAAACTCGATCAGTCtattgaataaaaatagaTCAAATCAAGACCTTAGTATGGCTGTTGTACAAAATACAGTGGGCGAAGTTCCCCAAGACCGGAAGAACATTACCACATCAGATAATTTATTAGAAAGCATGAAAAAGAGTGCAATAGATAGGGGTTTTGATAGAAACCTCGGCGAATTACTAttacaacaacagcaagaaTTACGTGAGGAGTTGAGGGCACAACAAGAAGCTAATAAGAAGCTAGAGTTAGAGCTAAAAGAAACTCAATACAAGCAACAACAATTACAAGCAACTTTGGAGAGCGCTGATGGTCAACAATTTCGATCCCCTAAAGCAAACATCGCTCTTCCCTCCGAAAACGTAGAAAATGTATACATAAACAGTCTCTCACCAATGATTTCCCCGCCAATGTCGAACACTTCATTTACAGGCTCACCCTCTAGGAGAAATAATAGACCCAAGTATTCCttgggaaaaaagaattctaCTGGTACGGCTGGACCATTATGTTTCCAAGAATTGAATGAAGATTCTAACGAATTATTTATCTCGCCAAAAAAATCCCGTCCAAATGCAAAAGAATACTTGGATTCGAAATCCAAATTTATTGCTCCTTTTACTCCTAAAAGTAGAGTTAGTTCTGCTACTTCCAACTCCACTAACATTACTCCTAATAACTTGAGATTGGATTTCAAGATTAAGGCCGAAGAACAGGATGATGAATATTCTGAAAAACCTTTGGGACTTGGTATTGAACTTCTTGGTAAAACAGGTCCTTCTCCTACAAAAACAATGCCACCAAAGGCTGCTCCTGTGGATATTATGCCCACAATTCCAGGGTCTGTGAATAACACACCATTAGCCAATAAAGTGGCTATATCCTCCAGTTATATAGATCAATTTACGCCAAGAGGGAAACAGTTACATTTTAACTCCATCATTGAGAATTCATTGGGTATTACTGCTACGACACCGCACCTAAAACCACCAAGCCAGCAGACAGGGCATTGCGAGGGTGTTTTTAATGATTTAGATCCCAATTTACTCATGAAAAATACAGATAATGAAGGTAATAATGAGGAAAATGAGCCCGAAAGCAGATTTGTTATTTCTGAAGCACCTTCTCCGATTCTAAAATCGCAAAATAGGTATGAAGGAAGATCGCCCCAAGTTGGTACTCATGTTAGGGAATGTGACACAAATATTGCAAATAGTCCCTCAAAAATAACCAGAAAACTTACAACACTACCCAGGGGCTCGATTGATCGATATGTAAAAGAAATGCCTGataaaacttttgaatGTTTGTATCCAGAATGTACAAAAACATTCAAGAGAAGATACAACATCAGGTCACATATTCAAACGCATTTGGAAGACCGGCCTTACTCCTGTGATCACCCGGGATGTAACAAAGCATTTGTACGGAATCATGACTTGATAAGGCACAAAAAATCGcatcaagaaaaagcaTATGCTTGTCCCTGTGGTAAGAAATTCAACAGAGAAGATGCTTTGGTTGTGCACAGGAGCAGAATGATTTGCAGTGGTGGTAAAAAGTACGAAAACGTAGTGATCAAAAGGTCTCCgagaaaaagaggaagaccAAGAAAGGACGGATCTTCTAGTGTTTCTAGTAGTCcaattaaagaaaacctTAACAGGGATCACAATGGACAATTAATGTTCAAACTTGAAGACCAACTTAGAAGAGAGCGTAGTTACGATGGGATGGGAACGGGAATTATGATTTCGCCAATGAAGATTAATCAAaggtaa
- the EKI1 gene encoding bifunctional choline kinase/ethanolamine kinase EKI1 (similar to Saccharomyces cerevisiae EKI1 (YDR147W) and CKI1 (YLR133W); ancestral locus Anc_8.328) — protein MYTNYSLTSNDTVSRTYLVGTASLKMSEKKHQLANCSELTKKVAHIINTDGDSEPELVNELSVTGSNEDGDMTSNSWTSRTSSDFIKLTYVNSKLDPSLPSQYFKQDILDIIQSLEIPGWSVNCSRKISLNRDLLTLTKIKGALTNVIYKIQYPYLPSLLMRIFGDNIDSVIDREYELKVIARLSFYNLGPKLEGYFQNGRFEKYIEGSRTSTQADFIDRDTSMKIAKKFKELHCTVPLTHKERSNEPLCWKTFDQWINLIDSHKEWVTDKNNISENLRCSSWDFFIECFKSYKHWLHNDSAFTSKLLREGNKDNAMNTGLKMVFCHNDLQHGNLLFNSKDNDNVSVDDLTIIDFEYAGPNPVVFDLSNHLNEWMQDYNDVQSFKSHVDKYPKEEDILIFAQSYINHMNENHVEIHSQEVRILYNLIIEWRPCAQLFWCLWALLQSGRLSRQRRTKDKRIISKEYIPCDKAYTTTYQNDECKENGKYDDYEDGSFNYLGFCKEKMSVFWGDLITMNIIDRDCSDVGKIDYLDTKILF, from the coding sequence ATGTACACCAATTATTCGCTTACAAGCAATGACACAGTGTCCCGAACTTACCTGGTTGGTACAGCCTCACTAAAAATGTCTGAGAAGAAGCACCAATTAGCGAATTGCAGCGAATTAACGAAGAAGGTAGCCCATATAATTAACACCGATGGTGATTCAGAACCGGAGTTAGTGAATGAATTGTCAGTAACGGGCTCCAACGAAGACGGTGACATGACTTCAAATTCATGGACTTCGCGAACTTCCAGCGACTTCATCAAATTAACATATGTAAACTCGAAATTAGATCCGTCTTTGCCGTCCCAATATTTCAAGCAGGATATCTTAGACATTATACAAAGCCTGGAGATTCCTGGGTGGTCTGTAAACTGCTCCAGAAAAATCTCGCTGAATAGAGATTTATTAACTTTGACGAAAATTAAAGGGGCCCTTACGAATGTCATTTATAAAATTCAATATCCATATTTGCCCTCTTTACTGATGAGAatttttggtgataacATCGATTCTGTAATTGATAGGGAATATGAATTGAAGGTAATTGCTAGATTGTCTTTTTATAATTTAGGCCCCAAATTAGAAGGATATTTTCAGAATGGTAGGTTTGAGAAATATATTGAGGGTTCAAGAACATCTACTCAAGCTGACTTTATAGATCGGGATACTTCCATGAAAATTGCCAAAAAGTTTAAAGAGTTGCATTGTACCGTTCCACTAACGCATAAAGAAAGATCGAATGAACCATTATGTTGGAAAACCTTTGATCAATGGATCAACCTAATAGATTCACATAAAGAGTGGGTTActgataaaaataatattagtgAAAATTTACGTTGTTCAAGCTGGGACTTTTTTATAGAATGTTTTAAAAGTTATAAGCACTGGCTGCATAATGATTCGGCTTTTACATCAAAACTGTTGAGAGAAGGTAACAAGGATAATGCGATGAATACTGGGCTGAAGATGGTATTCTGTCACAATGATTTACAGCATGGTAATTTACTTTTTAATAGTAAGGACAATGATAACGTCTCAGTAGATGACTTAACaattattgattttgaatacGCTGGTCCTAATCCTGTTGTATTTGATTTATCGAATCACTTAAATGAATGGATGCAAGACTACAATGACGTACAGTCATTTAAATCCCATGTTGATAAGTACcccaaagaagaagatatatTGATCTTTGCACAAAGTTATATAAACCAcatgaatgaaaatcatgTGGAAATTCATTCACAAGAAGTCCGGATTCTCTATAATCTAATCATAGAGTGGAGGCCTTGTGCTCAATTATTTTGGTGTCTTTGGGCCCTTTTGCAAAGTGGAAGGCTTTCTCGACAACGACGGAcaaaagataaaagaataattaGCAAAGAATATATTCCATGTGATAAGGCATATACTACTACATACCAAAACGACGAATGTAAAGAGAACGGAAAATACGATGATTACGAAGATGGGTCGTTCAACTATCTAGGGTTttgtaaagaaaagatgtCTGTCTTTTGGGGTGATTTAATTACAATGAATATTATTGACAGAGATTGTTCTGATGTGGGAAAAATTGACTACTTAGATACTAAGATCCTTTTTTAG
- the KGD2 gene encoding dihydrolipoyl transsuccinylase (similar to Saccharomyces cerevisiae KGD2 (YDR148C); ancestral locus Anc_8.329), with protein MLSRATRTAAAKSLIKSRVARNVLAASSIKRHASTGFLKQTNKAGSLSSMYLSGKRSRFVTNSFSITANRCKSTSIEVPPMAESLTEGSLKEYTKNVGDFIKEDELLATIETDKIDIEVNSPVSGTVTKLNFQPEDTVTVGEELAQVEPGEAPAEGSTQPKSESTQQVEPSQEAAPKETPKQETISKKEASPKKEVAEPKKAEEPRKTTPKAKETPAASNSFTPFPRTETRVKMNRMRLRIAERLKESQNTAASLTTFNEVDMSALMEMRKLYKDEIIKKTGTKFGFMGLFSKACTLAAKDIPAVNGAIEGDQIVYRDYTDISVAVATPKGLVTPVVRNAESLSVLDIENEIVRLSHKARDGKLTLEDMTGGTFTISNGGVFGSLYGTPIINSPQTAVLGLHGVKERPVTVNGQIVSRPMMYLALTYDHRLLDGREAVTFLKTVKELIEDPRKMLLW; from the coding sequence ATGCTTTCGAGAGCTACACGTACTGCAGCTGCCAAGTCTTTAATAAAATCTAGAGTGGCTAGAAATGTCTTGGCTGCTTCCTCTATCAAAAGACATGCGTCTACAGgctttttgaaacaaaccAATAAGGCCGGATCGTTGAGTTCTATGTACTTATCTGGCAAGAGAAGTAGATTTGTGACAAATTCATTCTCCATAACTGCCAATCGTTGTAAATCTACCTCTATTGAAGTCCCTCCCATGGCAGAATCCTTGACAGAGGGTTCTTTGAAGGAATACACTAAAAATGTTGGTGATTTTATTAAAGAGGACGAATTGTTGGCTACTATTGAGACCGATAAAATTGATATTGAGGTCAATTCACCAGTATCGGGTACCGTTACGAAGTTAAATTTCCAACCGGAGGACACTGTTACAGTAGGCGAGGAATTGGCTCAGGTCGAACCGGGTGAAGCTCCCGCTGAGGGGTCCACTCAACCTAAATCAGAGTCTACGCAACAAGTAGAACCATCACAAGAAGCTGCTCCGAAGGAAACTCCAAAGCAGGAGACAATTTCAAAGAAGGAAGCTTCTCCTAAGAAGGAAGTTGCTGAGCCAAAAAAAGCCGAAGAACCAAGGAAGACTACTCCTAAGGCAAAGGAAACCCCAGCAGCTTCCAATTCCTTTACTCCATTTCCACGTACAGAGACTAGAGTCAAAATGAACCGTATGAGATTGAGAATTGCCGAAAGATTAAAAGAATCCCAAAATACTGCTGCTTCTTTGACCACTTTCAACGAAGTTGATATGTCAGCCTTAATGGAAATGAGGAAACTATATAAAGATGAGATTATTAAGAAGACCGGTACTAAGTTCGGATTCATGGGTCTTTTCTCCAAAGCATGTACGTTAGCTGCTAAGGATATTCCAGCCGTCAACGGTGCCATTGAAGGCGACCAGATTGTTTATCGTGATTACACAGATATTtctgttgctgttgccaCTCCGAAGGGTTTAGTCACTCCAGTTGTTCGTAATGCAGAATCGTTAAGCGTTTTGGATATTGAGAACGAAATCGTTCGTTTAAGTCATAAGGCTCGTGACGGTAAATTAACTTTAGAAGACATGACTGGCGGTACCTTTACCATTTCTAATGGTGGTGTTTTCGGTTCTTTATATGGTACTCCTATTATTAATTCACCACAGACGGCTGTCTTGGGTTTGCATGGTGTCAAGGAAAGACCTGTCACTGTGAACGGACAAATCGTCTCAAGACCAATGATGTACTTAGCTTTAACCTATGATCATAGACTATTAGATGGTAGAGAAGCTGTTACTTTCTTGAAAACTGTTAAAGAGTTGATTGAAGATCCTAGAAAGATGTTGTTATGGTGA